Proteins encoded by one window of Luteimonas yindakuii:
- a CDS encoding phosphatase PAP2 family protein encodes MPLPPPSPPPDWTARDAGWCLRTNRWCERGAVFALFACVSRLGDGVFWYLLMAALIVADGWNGVHASVHMAATGVVALTLYRTLKRHTRRPRPFAADARIRAWVAPLDEYSFPSGHTLHAVAFSSVAVWHYPVLAWLLVPFASAVAASRVVLGLHYPSDVLAALAIGAVLALLSIIGGPALVALIVS; translated from the coding sequence ATGCCACTACCGCCGCCCTCGCCGCCGCCTGACTGGACCGCCCGCGACGCCGGCTGGTGCCTGCGCACCAACCGCTGGTGCGAACGCGGCGCCGTGTTCGCGCTGTTCGCCTGCGTGAGCCGGCTCGGCGATGGCGTGTTCTGGTATCTGCTGATGGCCGCGCTGATCGTCGCCGACGGCTGGAACGGCGTGCACGCCAGCGTGCACATGGCCGCCACCGGCGTGGTCGCACTCACGCTGTACAGGACGCTCAAGCGCCATACCCGCAGGCCACGACCGTTCGCCGCGGATGCCCGCATCCGCGCCTGGGTGGCGCCGCTCGACGAGTACAGCTTTCCGTCCGGGCACACCCTGCATGCGGTGGCCTTCAGCAGCGTCGCGGTCTGGCACTACCCGGTGCTGGCGTGGCTGCTGGTCCCGTTCGCCTCCGCAGTGGCCGCCTCGCGTGTCGTGCTCGGCCTGCACTACCCCAGCGACGTGCTCGCTGCGCTCGCCATCGGTGCAGTGCTGGCGCTGTTGTCGATCATCGGCGGGCCTGCGCTGGTCGCCTTGATCGTCAGCTGA
- a CDS encoding carbon-nitrogen hydrolase family protein yields the protein MKVAVARYPIGRPGSFDEFAGVQRRWIDEAAQAGAGIALLPEYLALELAAMFGDHVGSDLHASLSALQALRQDWLGLYRRLAAQSGMLLVPGTFLLDTGGGGYRNRADVFTPEGGHDWQDKLQLTGFEKGVGTIEGGDALRVFEYRGLRFGIAVCYDIEFPLPVRAQMEAGARLVLAPSCTDTAAGATRVRVGCLARALENRCFIAQAVTAGEAPWSPALDVNTGDAALYAPMDVGFPADGVVAASDGRDGWTIADVDTDALQASRAQAQVANDRDWPRQSLPALRAARVTALG from the coding sequence ATGAAGGTCGCCGTTGCGCGTTATCCGATCGGCCGGCCCGGCAGCTTCGACGAATTCGCCGGGGTGCAGCGCCGCTGGATCGATGAGGCGGCGCAGGCCGGTGCCGGCATCGCGCTGTTACCGGAATACCTGGCGCTGGAACTTGCGGCGATGTTCGGCGACCACGTAGGCAGCGACCTCCACGCCTCGCTGTCGGCACTGCAGGCGCTGCGGCAGGACTGGCTCGGCCTGTACCGGCGGCTGGCCGCGCAGAGCGGCATGCTGCTGGTGCCCGGCACCTTTCTGCTCGACACCGGCGGCGGCGGCTACCGCAACCGCGCCGACGTGTTCACCCCGGAGGGTGGCCATGACTGGCAGGACAAGCTGCAGCTGACCGGCTTCGAGAAGGGTGTCGGCACCATCGAAGGTGGCGACGCGCTGCGCGTGTTCGAGTACCGCGGCCTTCGCTTCGGCATCGCGGTCTGCTACGACATCGAATTCCCGCTGCCGGTGCGGGCACAGATGGAAGCGGGCGCACGGCTGGTCCTCGCGCCGAGTTGCACCGACACGGCGGCCGGCGCCACCCGCGTGCGCGTGGGCTGCCTGGCACGCGCGCTGGAGAACCGCTGCTTCATCGCCCAGGCGGTGACCGCCGGCGAAGCGCCATGGAGCCCGGCACTCGACGTCAACACCGGCGACGCGGCGCTGTATGCGCCGATGGACGTCGGCTTCCCGGCCGACGGCGTGGTGGCCGCCAGCGATGGCCGCGACGGCTGGACGATCGCCGATGTCGACACCGATGCACTGCAGGCCAGCCGCGCACAGGCGCAGGTGGCCAACGACCGCGACTGGCCGCGGCAGTCGCTGCCGGCCTTGCGCGCGGCGCGGGTCACGGCGCTGGGTTGA
- a CDS encoding GNAT family N-acetyltransferase gives MTATLDVRRVVGADLQARLDDVARLRVAVFRDWPYLYAGDMDYERGYLAAYAASVDSVFVLAFDGDRVVGASTGIPLADDDAAFQAPFRAHGIDVDDVFYFGESVLLPAYRGRGVGHAFFDAREAHARALGRFRMTAFCAVDREQDDPRRPAGHRDNDAFWSRRGYVRQPQLRMQLAWEELDRGESMHTLTFWTHALEHSA, from the coding sequence ATGACCGCAACCCTCGACGTGCGCCGCGTGGTCGGCGCGGACCTGCAGGCGCGCCTCGACGACGTGGCGCGCCTGCGCGTGGCCGTGTTCCGCGACTGGCCCTATCTCTATGCCGGCGACATGGACTACGAGCGCGGCTACCTCGCCGCCTATGCGGCATCCGTCGACAGCGTGTTCGTGCTGGCCTTCGACGGCGACCGCGTGGTCGGCGCCTCCACCGGCATCCCGCTCGCCGACGACGACGCGGCCTTCCAGGCGCCGTTCCGCGCGCATGGGATCGACGTCGACGACGTGTTCTATTTCGGCGAATCGGTGCTGCTGCCGGCCTACCGCGGGCGCGGCGTCGGCCATGCGTTTTTCGATGCGCGCGAGGCGCATGCGCGGGCGCTGGGGCGCTTCCGCATGACGGCGTTCTGCGCGGTGGATCGCGAACAGGACGATCCGCGCCGCCCCGCCGGCCATCGCGACAACGACGCGTTCTGGAGCCGCCGCGGCTACGTGCGCCAACCGCAATTGCGCATGCAACTGGCGTGGGAGGAGCTCGACCGTGGCGAGTCCATGCACACGCTGACCTTCTGGACGCACGCGCTGGAACATTCCGCATGA
- the creD gene encoding cell envelope integrity protein CreD — protein MKSMKLVLRFVVIGALVLALLVPLAMIRGVVHEREQYRAQAVERVAQGRAGEQRLVGPLRVVPWTERREVAERAADGSQRVVTREVNGHLLQAPVRLDVQGTLQPAERRVGLFRIPVYGWQAQAVASFAPLDYPAVDGRAYGQPYLAIGIADVRGLVGAPQLVVDGRPLALAAGTRDLAAISGGVHAALPDAGATGLPALREVHFDATIDGTRSLAIVPVADDNRIDLASPWPHPQFGGRFLPTRRDIDADGFRAHWALSSLASDAQAQLRRGEADALDALQVSLVDPVDVYTQVDRATKYGLLFVLLTFVAFGLFELIKRLPIHPLQYLLVGLALAIFFLLLLSLSEHIAFHWAYLVSATACIGVQVMYLSGVLRSWRRGLGFAAMLTALYGALYCLLVSEDNALLMGSLLLFGILAAIMWITRKVDWYALGNEVR, from the coding sequence ATGAAGTCGATGAAGCTGGTGCTGCGGTTCGTGGTGATCGGTGCGCTGGTGCTGGCGTTGCTGGTGCCGCTGGCGATGATCCGCGGCGTGGTGCACGAGCGCGAGCAGTACCGCGCGCAGGCGGTGGAGCGGGTGGCACAGGGACGCGCGGGCGAACAGCGGCTGGTCGGGCCACTGCGCGTGGTGCCGTGGACGGAAAGGCGCGAGGTCGCCGAGCGCGCTGCCGATGGCAGCCAGCGCGTGGTCACCCGCGAAGTGAACGGGCATCTGTTGCAGGCGCCCGTGCGGCTGGACGTGCAGGGCACGCTGCAGCCGGCGGAGCGGCGCGTGGGGCTGTTCCGCATCCCGGTCTACGGCTGGCAGGCGCAGGCGGTCGCGTCCTTCGCGCCGCTCGACTATCCGGCGGTCGACGGTCGTGCGTACGGGCAGCCGTACCTGGCGATCGGCATTGCCGACGTGCGCGGACTGGTCGGCGCGCCACAGCTGGTGGTGGACGGGCGACCGCTGGCGCTCGCCGCGGGCACCCGCGATCTCGCGGCGATCAGCGGCGGCGTGCACGCGGCATTGCCGGACGCCGGCGCGACTGGCCTGCCGGCCCTGCGCGAGGTGCATTTCGACGCCACCATCGACGGCACCCGCTCGCTCGCGATCGTGCCGGTGGCCGACGACAACCGCATCGACCTCGCCTCGCCGTGGCCGCACCCGCAGTTCGGCGGCAGGTTCCTGCCGACACGCCGGGATATCGACGCCGATGGCTTCCGCGCGCACTGGGCGCTGTCGTCGCTGGCCAGCGATGCACAGGCGCAGCTGCGCAGGGGCGAGGCGGATGCGCTGGACGCGCTGCAGGTGAGCCTGGTGGATCCGGTCGACGTCTACACCCAGGTCGACCGCGCCACCAAGTACGGGCTGCTGTTCGTGCTGCTGACCTTCGTCGCGTTCGGCCTGTTCGAGCTGATCAAACGCCTCCCGATCCACCCGCTGCAGTACCTGCTGGTCGGCCTTGCACTGGCGATCTTCTTCCTGCTGCTGCTCAGCCTGTCCGAGCACATCGCGTTCCATTGGGCCTACCTGGTGTCGGCCACGGCCTGCATCGGCGTGCAGGTGATGTATCTCTCCGGCGTGCTGCGCAGCTGGCGCCGCGGGCTGGGCTTCGCCGCCATGCTCACCGCACTGTACGGCGCGCTGTACTGCCTGCTGGTGTCGGAGGACAACGCGCTGCTGATGGGTTCGCTGCTGCTGTTCGGCATCCTCGCCGCGATCATGTGGATCACCCGCAAGGTCGACTGGTACGCGCTCGGCAACGAAGTGCGATGA
- the creC gene encoding two-component system sensor histidine kinase CreC: MRIGLRLFLAFFLIVGVAAFFVMRVFVDEVKPGVRQALEATLVDSANTLAELAADDLKAGRIADGRFAQRVAQAHARDPQAQVWEVAKSSVDQEIVITDAGGMVVYASTGRDLGRDNSRWNDVYRTLRGEYGARSTPRVPGADDDSVMHVAAPVRDPDDPSRLLGVLTLSQPNRSVEPFIVASQRSILARGAWLIGIAALIGIAMTWWLVRGIGGLNRYAQAVARGEPVPPPRPRRDEIGDLGQALEAMRRKLEGKAYVEQYVQSLTHEMKSPLAAIGGAAELLQEPLPDAERARFAGNILAQQRRLTETIDKLLALAEVEQHGWLQKRSAIAVGTLLAQAVDVLAPNGREVCVRCDAAAVAAVEVRGDPFLLRQALRNLVENAVAFSPDGGEVVVDASVEAGNVRLRVLDRGPGVPDYAQERVFERFYSLPRPDGGSRSSGLGLPFVREVARLHGGAVRLYNRDGGGAIATLSLPAT; this comes from the coding sequence ATGCGTATCGGCCTGCGGCTGTTCCTGGCGTTCTTCCTGATCGTCGGGGTGGCGGCGTTCTTCGTCATGCGGGTGTTCGTCGACGAGGTGAAGCCCGGCGTGCGCCAGGCGCTCGAGGCCACGCTGGTGGATTCGGCCAACACGCTGGCCGAGCTGGCCGCCGATGATCTCAAGGCCGGGCGCATCGCCGATGGCCGCTTCGCGCAGCGGGTGGCGCAGGCGCATGCGCGCGACCCGCAGGCGCAGGTGTGGGAGGTCGCGAAGAGCAGCGTCGACCAGGAGATCGTGATCACCGATGCGGGCGGGATGGTGGTGTACGCCTCCACCGGCCGCGACCTCGGCCGCGACAACTCGCGCTGGAACGATGTCTACCGCACGCTGCGCGGCGAGTACGGCGCGCGTTCAACGCCGCGCGTGCCCGGTGCCGACGACGACAGCGTGATGCACGTGGCCGCGCCGGTGCGCGATCCCGACGATCCATCGCGGCTGCTCGGCGTGCTGACGCTGTCGCAGCCCAACCGCAGCGTGGAGCCCTTCATCGTCGCCAGCCAGCGCAGCATCCTGGCGCGCGGTGCGTGGCTGATCGGCATCGCCGCGCTGATCGGCATCGCCATGACCTGGTGGCTGGTGCGCGGCATCGGCGGCCTCAACCGCTACGCCCAGGCGGTGGCGCGGGGCGAGCCGGTGCCGCCGCCGCGGCCGCGTCGCGACGAGATCGGCGACCTCGGCCAGGCGCTGGAGGCGATGCGCCGCAAGCTCGAGGGCAAGGCCTACGTCGAGCAGTACGTGCAATCACTGACCCACGAGATGAAGAGCCCGCTGGCGGCGATCGGCGGTGCCGCGGAACTGTTGCAGGAGCCGCTGCCGGATGCCGAGCGCGCGCGGTTCGCCGGCAACATCCTCGCCCAGCAGCGGCGGCTCACCGAGACCATCGACAAGCTGCTGGCGCTGGCCGAGGTCGAACAGCATGGCTGGCTGCAGAAGCGCAGTGCGATCGCCGTCGGCACGCTGCTGGCGCAGGCGGTCGACGTGCTGGCGCCAAATGGTCGCGAGGTGTGCGTGCGCTGCGATGCCGCCGCGGTGGCGGCGGTGGAGGTGCGCGGCGATCCGTTCCTGCTGCGGCAGGCGCTGCGCAACCTGGTGGAGAACGCGGTCGCGTTCTCGCCGGACGGCGGCGAGGTCGTGGTCGACGCATCGGTGGAGGCCGGCAACGTGCGGCTGCGCGTGCTCGACCGCGGCCCTGGCGTGCCCGATTACGCGCAGGAGCGGGTGTTCGAGCGTTTCTACTCGCTGCCGCGCCCGGACGGTGGTTCGCGCAGTTCCGGCCTCGGCCTGCCGTTCGTACGCGAGGTCGCCCGCCTGCACGGTGGCGCCGTCCGCCTCTACAACCGTGACGGTGGCGGCGCCATCGCCACGCTGTCGCTGCCGGCGACCTGA
- the creB gene encoding two-component system response regulator CreB, whose translation MLRGMPEPARILVVEDEQAIADTLLYALGSEGYAVRHCLLGRDALAALRNPGAELVVLDVGLPDLNGFEVCRQLRGFSQVPVIFLTARNDEVDRVLGLELGADDYMAKPFSPRELVARVRARLRRSAPVGAGDADGWRAHGAFAIDHEGRRIRYRDTLLDLTRYEYALLAALLQRPGAILSRAQLMDRGWDDAADSGDRTVDTHVKTLRAKLRAAGATTDPIRTHRGIGYALDA comes from the coding sequence ATGCTGCGCGGCATGCCGGAACCCGCGCGCATCCTCGTCGTCGAGGACGAACAGGCCATCGCCGACACCCTGCTGTACGCACTCGGCAGCGAGGGCTACGCGGTGCGGCATTGCCTGCTCGGTCGCGATGCGCTGGCGGCGCTGCGCAATCCCGGCGCGGAGCTGGTGGTGCTGGATGTCGGGCTGCCCGATCTCAACGGCTTCGAGGTGTGCCGGCAACTGCGCGGCTTCAGCCAGGTGCCGGTGATCTTCCTCACCGCGCGCAACGACGAGGTGGACCGCGTGCTCGGCCTGGAACTCGGTGCCGACGACTACATGGCCAAGCCGTTCTCACCGCGCGAACTGGTGGCAAGGGTGCGCGCGCGGTTGCGCCGGAGCGCGCCGGTCGGCGCGGGCGATGCCGACGGCTGGCGCGCGCACGGCGCGTTCGCCATCGACCACGAGGGCCGGCGCATCCGCTATCGCGACACGCTGCTGGACCTGACCCGCTACGAGTACGCGCTGCTGGCGGCGCTGCTGCAACGCCCGGGTGCGATCCTCAGCCGCGCGCAGCTGATGGACCGCGGCTGGGACGACGCCGCCGACAGCGGCGACCGCACCGTCGATACCCACGTCAAGACGCTGCGCGCCAAGCTGCGCGCGGCGGGCGCCACCACGGATCCGATCCGTACCCATCGCGGCATCGGCTACGCACTGGACGCCTGA
- a CDS encoding 23S rRNA (adenine(2030)-N(6))-methyltransferase RlmJ, whose translation MNYRHAFHAGNHADVLKHVVLLALCDALTAKPAACFALDTHAGRGLYGLGDYAARQTGEADSGIGRLRAAAVEEPLLRRYLDAVDACRAQAGADAYPGSPWLLAHALREQDRIACCELQPEEAAVLKANFAGDPRIAVHARDGYGAVRALLPPRDGDVRINRGLVLIDPPYELQLEEFTPALGAIREGLKRWPQASYALWYPIKQRRVLQRPFRSAATLEAAGGVLACELLVRPDDSPLRMNGSGLLLVNPPWGLDRRLGPALKALGELLPAARMAEPSRLEWLRPAA comes from the coding sequence ATGAACTATCGCCACGCCTTCCACGCCGGCAACCATGCCGACGTGCTCAAGCACGTCGTGCTGCTCGCCCTGTGCGATGCCCTCACCGCCAAGCCCGCCGCCTGCTTCGCCCTGGACACGCATGCCGGGCGCGGCCTGTACGGGCTGGGCGACTACGCGGCGCGGCAGACCGGCGAAGCGGACAGCGGCATCGGCCGCCTGCGCGCGGCCGCTGTCGAGGAGCCGCTGCTGCGTCGCTATCTGGACGCCGTGGATGCCTGTCGCGCGCAGGCCGGTGCGGATGCCTACCCCGGCTCGCCATGGCTGCTCGCGCATGCGTTGCGCGAGCAGGACCGCATCGCCTGCTGCGAACTGCAGCCGGAGGAAGCCGCCGTGCTGAAGGCCAACTTCGCCGGTGATCCGCGCATCGCCGTGCATGCCCGCGACGGCTATGGCGCGGTGCGCGCCCTGCTGCCGCCGCGCGATGGCGACGTGCGCATCAACCGCGGCCTGGTGCTGATCGACCCGCCCTACGAACTGCAGCTCGAAGAATTCACCCCTGCGCTGGGCGCGATCCGCGAAGGGCTCAAGCGCTGGCCGCAGGCGAGCTACGCGCTGTGGTATCCGATCAAGCAGCGTCGGGTGCTGCAGCGGCCGTTCCGCAGCGCGGCAACCCTCGAGGCTGCCGGTGGCGTGCTGGCCTGCGAACTGCTGGTGCGCCCCGACGACTCGCCACTGCGCATGAACGGCAGCGGCCTGCTGCTGGTGAACCCGCCATGGGGGCTCGACCGCCGTCTCGGCCCGGCTCTGAAGGCGCTCGGGGAGCTGTTGCCCGCGGCGCGGATGGCGGAACCGTCCCGGCTGGAGTGGTTGCGCCCCGCGGCGTGA
- a CDS encoding GNAT family N-acetyltransferase: MAARNRLPPWHDQIRLANGREILIRPVRPDDAEPLRAGFALLGPEEIRQRLVSPLPELSAEMADRLTRPDPKTEFALVAAEPLPPGDAVVGGVARVAMVPGTRDGQFLILISGYIAGLGAGRQLMRRLVRWARGKKLQRLIGEVQEENQPMLALAESLGFRQEASDHPGTVRVVLDL; encoded by the coding sequence ATGGCCGCCCGCAACCGACTCCCGCCGTGGCATGACCAGATCCGTCTGGCCAATGGCCGCGAAATCCTGATCCGTCCCGTGCGCCCTGACGATGCCGAGCCGCTGCGTGCCGGCTTCGCCCTGCTGGGCCCGGAGGAAATCCGTCAGCGCCTGGTCTCCCCGTTGCCCGAACTGAGCGCGGAGATGGCAGATCGCCTGACCCGCCCCGACCCCAAGACCGAGTTCGCCCTGGTCGCGGCGGAGCCACTGCCGCCGGGTGACGCGGTGGTCGGCGGCGTTGCCCGCGTGGCGATGGTGCCCGGCACCCGCGACGGCCAGTTCCTGATCCTGATCAGCGGTTACATCGCCGGCCTGGGCGCAGGCCGCCAGCTGATGCGCCGCCTGGTGCGCTGGGCGCGCGGCAAGAAGCTGCAGCGCCTGATCGGCGAGGTCCAGGAAGAGAACCAGCCGATGCTGGCACTCGCCGAGTCGCTCGGCTTCCGCCAGGAAGCCTCCGACCATCCCGGCACCGTGCGGGTGGTACTCGATCTCTGA